The following DNA comes from Candidatus Eisenbacteria bacterium.
GTCGTGGGCAAGTGCATCCTGTGTGCGGGCCGGGTCGCGAAGGGACTCCCCACGGCGTGCGCATCGGTCTGTCCGACCGGGGCGACGCTCTTCGGCGAGCGCGACGCGCTCGTGCGCGAAGCGCACGCGCGCATCGCGGCCGCACCCGACGTCTACGTCGACCACGTCTACGGTCTCACGGAGGCGGGCGGCACGTCCGTCCTCATGCTCTCCGGCGTGCCGTTCGAATCGCTCGGCATGAAGACGAACCTGCCGAAGCAGCCGCTGCCGCTCCTCACCTGGCGGGTGCTCTCGAAGATTCCGTCGTTCGTCGTCGTGTGGGGCGCCTGTCTCTTCGGCGTGCACTGGATCACGAAGCGCCGCGACGAGGTCCGCGCCTTCGAAGCGGCCGAGCGCGAGAAGCCCCGATGAACGTCGCGACCGCCACCGAGCGACCCGGCTCACGGATGGGCTTCTGGGAGATCTTCGGCGCGCTCGT
Coding sequences within:
- a CDS encoding 4Fe-4S dicluster domain-containing protein, which produces MRTVGLLYDSTRCTGCGACTAGCKEANDLPLPIEERTTAYTWTVVDDVAGAKMRRLCMHCLDPTCVSVCPVGALEKTPAGPVVYDGTRCIGCRYCIMACPFGVPKYQWDRAIPVVGKCILCAGRVAKGLPTACASVCPTGATLFGERDALVREAHARIAAAPDVYVDHVYGLTEAGGTSVLMLSGVPFESLGMKTNLPKQPLPLLTWRVLSKIPSFVVVWGACLFGVHWITKRRDEVRAFEAAEREKPR